attcgacaacacacagagatacaggatgccctgagccgcaaaggagtgggacacaccctggcactctggatgagcaaaatgctagaaagcagacaaatagaggtacaaacaggtacaaattctattatcatgaacaccactcaaggctgtccacagggtggagtactatcgccgctgatgtggagtatggtagtggatgaactcctggacgtgttaactaatgcccagggctacgcggacgacattgttctaatctgtaggggcaaatatgaagataccttatgtgatagaatccaaactggactaagggttactagtgcctggtgcaggaaggtgggactgcggatcaacccaaccaaaaccaccatagtaccattcactaggaggcgtaagctggatcacctgaaagccataacattacatgatatggaggtgaaacgagaaacagaggtcaaatatttgggaatcacgctagaccaaaaattactctagaagacacatgtcggaaacacttgtcggaaagccacgagggctctgatgacttgcagatccatagcaggaaaaaaatggggttgcagcccgaagatactactttggatatatactgcaatagtaaggccaatgattacctatggagcggtaatctgggcagaaagaacccaactcagcacacaagccagggaattacataagcttcaaaggctggcttgcgtgtgtatcagtggggcaatgaggacatgcccaacggcatccctggaggtccttctgggattaacagacaaggagatcaatattcaggatggccggtagtatgagtgaggcggggagctgcctaaatcgaaagaagattgatatcctttctaggcggtgtcccgaattactgataccgagggacaacatgacaacgaggtttcacttcgataagaagtttgaaacacgttggagtaacaaggcaaactgggagagcgtggctgcgacatacggcttaaaccagcaactgattacttggcacactgacggatccctcacagcagagggagcgggtgccggtgtcattggtccaaggaaaatgtactttgagccaatgggcaggtacactaaaatattccaggcggaaatttacgccatagacaaatgtgcctcctttaatctgcaaaggaactacagggggcagaacatagctattctcaccgatagccaagcagcgatcaaggcacttaggtccaaccaggtgaactctaaactggtatgggaatgccttgagagactgaatacactcggctcgtccaacaaggtctggatactttgtgttccaggccatgctgggttggaaggcaatgaggcagcggatgaactagccaagaagggagcagggatgcctttacactggccagaacccttctgtggaatcggaaacggtttcatggctataaatctaagaaacgaagagaaacggttgagggaactatattgggcgggcctaccagggatggagcagtccagagtgtttattgggggatacgaacccatgcatacaaaggattgcttaaacctcaccaaaaagaacctccgaatcatagtgggaattctcactggtcattgtcgactgaactaccacctagggaagctagggatatctacggacactgcctgcaggttttgtgaggacgaaacctctatgcacgtcctgggacagtgtccggcacttgtgcaaagtaggtcgatacatctgggacaacacttaataccagatgcaaagctgaaacatctggaagtggggaacatactaaagttcctaacggttacaggcctgcttgagatactatgatcaacaggtacactgtaaccagtaaaacgggcacaatagttcttcaaggacgcggtgcgactttcccttaacagaataataataataaatgtccGTGAAAAATTCCAGCGTGGATGATGCCTAAAGTTGAAGAGCTAAAACACAGCTGCCGATTATTTGTGGCCGGATTGGTTCGctctacactattatacgcACCACCGGTCTGTGAGGAAGCAAGAGTGCGTGGGAGCGATCAAGAGAGGGCAAACATGACTTGCTGCCTAGTGTGCTATGGATGTACAGCGCTTTCAGAGCAATCTCAGAGGAGCCAGCATGTGGCAATGCCTCCGACATTCTGACAATTGaaggaagctgtctatgcctttCTAAGATCTGGGTCTCCATAAATAAAAGACAGATAATGAACCAATTATTATAAAGTTtggttttgcacaaaaccttaaaaaagccacATCAATGCTGGATTACCTATTTGATGTCTCTAAAGAAAACCATACTTTTTATAAGTTTGCTAAATAtaacttttttttctaaattatcaAATATTTCTACATCTGTCTCTATTgtcaaaatttataaatatatttcaaGGACACTGGAAAAAGCTATTCTACTTGCTACATTGTATGCATCAGTAACTGGAACAGATAGAGTCAATAAATACATGTGTTTTGAGGTTTTTTTTCCCAATTGCAAACATCCAAAAATAAGATATAAAAAGTCCAAACTTCTTGAAAATGAATTAATTCTTCAGTAAATCAGGAGGAGACCGGTATAACTCAGAGTGTAAGTTCGCAATTTCCTAGGAACCGTACTCATGGAACCTCTATATCGATTAAATGTTTTTCCAGGCAAAATGAAAATTCTAGTGGTTTTCATCTCTCTATGCACGTTTATCGCTATTGCAGGTTCAGCTTCAGTTGAAAATGTGAGCTATATAACTAACAGCTGAACTAGTAAATTGACATTATCTATTTCTCAACAGCTTGAAAAAGAACTACGAGAGAAAAGACAGGCTGACAATGGTCCGCCAAATACAAATGAACTACCGCTAGCCCCCAGCGGCCCACCCGACGTGTCATCACCAAGTGGCCCACCTGGCCCGCCACCACCAAGAGGCCCTCCTGGCCCGCCACCACCAAGAGGCCCTCCTGGTCCGCCACCCCCAAGGGGACCACCTGGTCCACCACCACCAAGGGGTCCGCCTGGTCCGCCACCTCCACAAGAAGATGGTCCACCACCATCTGATGACTACCCAATTTCATGCAGTAACTATGATGACCACGGTGAAGATGGAGAACCCGGCGTATCAGACGGCCAAGAACAAGGCGGTGGAGAAAGAGAAGGCCGAGGACAAGGCGGTCGTGGACAAGGCGGTCCTGGACATGGCGGTCGTGGACAAGGCGGTCGTGGACAAGGCGGTCGAGGACAAGGCAGAGGAGGACGAGAAGTACAAAGACCAGGAAATCGGGGACAAGGTCGTGGTGGTGGTAATCAAGGGGGAGTAGAATCTCAAAATCGAAGGGCGCAAAACGCACGATCATCTCGTCGTCAAGGAAAAAGTGGACGTTCAGGCAGAGTAGGTAATCAACGACAAAGAAGTGCAGGAAATCGACGATCAAATCGAACACCACGTCGAAaccaaaaaagtggtagtcaagGACGCCGTCGTCAAAGAAGCGGTCGATTAGGCCAACGCTCTGCCCGCAGAGGAGCAAAGAGGGCCCGGCGTCCAAGAGCCCGTAGTGCAGGACGTAGGCGACAAAGGGGATAAAGCATTCAAAACTGGAGTTTAATTTGGAATTTCCCAAAgaagttgatattttttttggctttcaaTATATTCCATTTGACACTCTCTTCTGTTCTATATACAAAGTTTTATAGAATTAACAAGGCCCACCGGCATGAAGGTGGAAAGAAACTAATTCTACAAAAATTTCCCAATTTCTCAGAACGTATGTATATCTTTTCCGTAGTTTAGCCAAACATCAGACTGGTTGCGTTGCTGATAGCACTGAACTAAATGGTACTCCTAGAAGCGATACTTTTAATTGTCAGGTTGCACTTTGAAGATACTTTTTCAGCTGAAATTTTTTATGTTAAAGACGATGGTAATAAAAAATCAGAAACATTCTCTGCGAAAAAGGCTGGTTTGAGCCATTCAGTCGAAATGTTAACAAatctccctctctctctctctctctctctcttgtcaACTTGAAAGatggctgttgcgccgttggtgatgatgatgatcaggtGAGTTTCTTAGGATACCTTGTCTTGAAGAATGGGATATGTCCCTTGCCAATCAAAGTCAAAGCGATTCAATCATACCCGCAAGCAACCAATGTGAAGCAGCTTAGACCATTCTTGGGTTCCAGAAAGTTTATACCCAGAACAACACTTTTGACCATTTTTGTGATGCATCTAATTTCGCGATTGGAGTAGTCCTCCAAAAGCGGATTAATTGTTGCTGACAACCATTggttttcttttcaagaaaACTCAGACCCGCGGAACGTAAATACGAAACATACTGCTGGCAACTACTGGCTATGTACCTAGCGATAAAACACTTTCGTCATATGGTTGAGGCAAGGGAGTTCACCATCTCTACGGACCATAAGCCGCTAACCTTCGTCTTCCACAAAGAGAACGAGTGCTCACcacgtcaatttcgccatttagATTATATTGGCCGGAAGTAGCACCAATCCCCGATCAAGAAGCTATCACAGTTGTCAGAGGGTTCCTTGACATATGCCTCTCTAGGTTTGGCATACCACTTCGGATTTCTACAGATCAGAAAGACAGTTTGAATCGAGGTTGTTTCAAGATCTTTGCAACCTGATCGGTGCAACGCACATCGGAATTACAACATACCTTCCGGGAGCTAATGGCATCGCCGAGAATTTTACCGACTGCTCATACAAGCAATAAGGTGGCACAATAGCCGCTGGACGGAAGCTTTGCCTGTCGTGCCACTAGGCATTCGCACAGCTTGGAAGGAAGACCTCGGCGCAACTGGAGAAAAATGGTGTATGATCAGCCATTACGCCTCCCAGGCGAACTTTTCGACTTACGGTCCAACAATGAGCAAGTACACAAGTCTAATTTCGCTAACGAGTTGAGACAGCGTTTCTAAATGTTACGGGTGATCAGTAGAAGGGATAAGTTCTTTAAAGTTGCCAGAGGTCTCATTACGGTATGCATCAATCGGCTCAAGCTTGCTTATGTGATGGCCGACGATATCGAAGAGAACCCGATCTCGGAGATCCGAATAATCGTTCAAGTTCCGTTCGACCACCTAAAGTGGCAAACTCAACGGAAACTGGCAAATGGGTTAGTTTTCGTGATCGTTACCGGGCAagccaataacaagaccacagATTCACAACTGACATCAAGACTCTGAGCTCTGAGTTGCTAAACTCTCTCTGGCTGCAATGACTACCGGAGAGCACCCACGCCATCTTGGCCTGCACCGACTCgggatcgctggaggtgttgtccgccacGGTCGATAAAGTACACGAGGTGTGCGCCCGCCCCGTGACTGCGGAGGTTTCCCGAGACACGGCTCGCGAAGTGGATAAGCTAAAGGCCATATTTAATGctacaaaaaactaggctcgcttgGTGCCCCGGacgacggctacccgaagcgcagtatcACGTCGCCTTACACTACTTTTGGCATCCCCCTGTTAGGCGCAGACTCTctatgtcactatgggctgctggtggacttgaagaacaaagccttgatagaccccgcaacctcatTACGGACGACAGGGAAAGTTTCTACCGGCCAAAATGACACTCTTTTCAtgatttttgagaattttgccGACCACCGCATTCGTGCAATCCTCAGAAAgaatcgcaacattactacgaaAAGTAGTTTCTCCTAGCCAGCTAAGCACGATGTGCAACACCGCATCGACAATACCTTGAACAAAGAGGTTGATGACTTAATGAAACAGTATATCTGCaaaccttccaatagctgttggtcctctccacttcatttgtgcaacgctgcgcagacttcccaaaggttcatccactctgtcttacgaaacttgaacttttgtttcatcTACATGAATAATGTTTTGGTCGGTTCCTCTTCAAAATTTGACCACTTGAAATATCTCaagtgcacttttcaacgtctccttaagGCCGGActtgttctaaacgttgaaagaTGCAGATTCCCGCAGAGGCACGTAAAATTTCTTGGCCACCTGATAACCCATATCTaatctgacccagacaaggtttaGACGATATAGAGCTTTCCGCTACCAACCACGGTAAataatctgcgaaggttcttgcgcctgttaaacttttatcgccgtttcttgcccaagaccaCTCATCACCAAACGATCCTCAACACCtatttgtctgggcccaaaactaaaaaCTCCCGCGAGGTTGTGGTCTGTGACCATCTATGCGTTTGAGTCGGTCAAGGAACAgattgttgataaaacattgctGGAATTTCCccagccagatgcacccctagctgtgtttgTCGATGAATCAGATgcagcggtaggcgccgctcttcatcAACGGGTGAatgaaatctggcaaccgttgagcttcttttcaaaacagcttgactCGTCGCGTACCTCACTATAAAATACTTTCGTTTCTCCTTTGAGAGCAGGGCGACTACCACGAActacaagccccttactttcgcgcttcaacaaaagcccgacaagcGTCCCTTCGCCGAattcggcacttgagttatatccgCCAGTTTActtttgatatccaacacgcCTATGGAAAAGACAAAGTTCCATACCATCCagctcgacatcatcggccttttgcgagactcgcacggattcaagtattgcctcacaatcatcgacaggtttttgcggtggcctgaagcaatacctctgtctgacattacagCGCAATAATGTGCCGTGGCCTTCTGTCGAGAGTTGATTCCGTGCTTTGGTGCTACAGCCgcaatcatcacggaccagagaATGCAATGAAGTTAGGAAAGCTTTTTGGCTTCAAACGGCATTGGACTACTGAATACCAttcacagtccaatggtatgctggaacatTGGCACCAAACGCTGAAGAACtacttaatggctcgcgacgatccgtcgtggtcgcggtccttgcaTTTCATCCCCCTCGGCCTACGTAGAGCCCAACGAGAGGAATTCACGGACAGCCCCGCGGAGACGGTGTACGGGGAAAATCTGCGCCTCCTCGCCGACCCTGTGCTCAATATCAGGGACGCAGTTTCGAAGATTCGGCCAACTCCACCCGCCCGACACGCGACATCGGAGGTCAACACCCCCAAGGATCTTGAAACGTGTAGAGAGGTTGTCACTAGGGtggccgctgcaaccaccatgcAGAGcccctttagagttctggaaCGAAACAAGCACTCGTTGAAGCTCGACGTCCGAGGCAGGCCCAAGTGGATATTCTTGTCAAGGCTGAAGGCCTTCAACGAACCGGCGGCCGCTTCGAAAAAGCACAGCCTGAATCATTGTTTCGTCTGCCTCAGATTTTCACCTCAGCGTCCGCCCCTGGGGTTCCCTTCCATCCTTGACATTCTCAGGTCATTATTTGGATGATGTCCCTAAATATGGGAGCGGACCTCAGGGATCGTTCCTCCTTGAAAATCTGAGTCAGAGGAAACAATAATTgaggctgtgatccgtcgtggattcctccccctcgatcgcggcacttggATCCGGAGACTTATGGCTTCAgtcgcgcggtcgagccgttttttttcaggtttagctgttgTTCGTTGAgttatttttagatccggtgccGATCCACGCATCGGTATGGATACGTCGATTTGACACTGCATaacatacatgcatacataccTTCCAGTTTCTTCTCCACATCTTCTTGTGCCATCCTGTCTGCAAAACCATAATGTTGAGGACATTTAACAGCTCGAACATATAAAAACGTAGATCGAATCCATTTCATCGCAATCGTAAGGTCGGTAACAGTTTGAAGAACAATCTCAGAATTAAGATGTTCAGCAAGATATTTATGAAGATGTGATTCAATTGGTGTGCAGCCATTCACCAGGTTTTCGTATTTTTTCTGCAAAATAAGAAAAGATTGGGTGTTTACCCTTTAAAACTGTCTAAGATGAGTTCTACAAAGTGAGCAATCTCAGATTTATTATTCAGTTTTGAACCTAATATTGAGGGTTCGATATTCAATTCATTCGATTGAAAGCCCATTTTgctacttttaaggttttgtgtaaaacaaaaccttattaaaatcgattcaatgtctgtctgtctgtctatctgtctctctgtctgtcacacgcgtttttttctctctctctctctctctcccctctaatgaggagatcatccgcgtaggcaacacattcagcaacggtcgaaagctcacccaacagttcatccatcatcagattccatataaatggacttgcgatagatccctgtgggcagccgcgcTCCACGTTCACCCACACACGGTCATTGataccttggacgaatgctcttctgccatggaagtagctcttccacagagccaattcccggcagtcacactcacggattttggacaacacagaggaccaacttaggtagtcaaatgcgcctttgaaatcaacGAAGATTCCAAAGACGTATTTGCtaggacaacggacaacaagGTTCTTGacatgcatcaaggcgtcgtcagtgggcctaccagtacggaagccatactgcctgtcagacgtCAGATGGGATATTTTCACCCCAAGTCGTTGggccataatcctctccaggaccttaccaagggccgggagaagagatatcgccctgtacgaccgaggattactcttatccttctccggcgacttcaggagcacaaccgccctggcagtcttccagaatgcagggaaatagccctcccgaaaacaacactcaaacagacactggacatgagatggaACGGCCTACCAcatggctttgcacatctcgccattcatcccatcccagccaggtgacttccgaaACTTGAGCCTCGCCATCCTCTCTTCGATCTCACAACATCTcaggggaggaatttcttcccctTCCTGAGAGCGACCGTCAGGAGACACTGAAGGCTCAGATCTCGGAAACAATTCACCCAGCAAAGCACAAACACTGTCATgccaagtcagcataggttcaccGTTCACCCTGATGCCGGCTATGTCATGACTACGTTTCCCTCTGCATATCCGGTAGACCCTACCCCAAGGGTCATCACAACGCTCACCAACGAATCGCCTCCAGTCCTCTTCTTTCGACTGCCTCAACAAATCTTTATAAGACAGGAcacctcgcctataggcgagccTAAGCTGGTCAACATCAATATCCGGACGGACAACACACAGACGGCGCGCCCTTTGGAATCTCTTCCTCAGGCGCCGGACTTCCCTCCTCTTTACACGGAGAGCATTCGTCCACCACGAGACATGCCTCCGAGCCCTTCGTTCGGGCTTCTACAGCATGTCATCATTCACACTACACATCCACTCGTTCAACAGCGCAACTTTCTCATCCACAGACAAAAGGACAAACTCAGAAAGGGGAGAGCGGCCGGCTAACTCCTCCAGCCGAGCAACATATAAACCCCAATTACATCCACGCGTACTCCAACGCATCGGCATAAGCGGGGAATCAACACTCACATTCACACCCCTGTTGACAAGCACGACCTCAATAGGAGTGTGGTCACTTACATTACATCCATCCAACAATTTCCAGGACAGGACAAACGCCTTTGCTGCAACATTTACACACGTAATATAAATATCACTGACGCCCCTGGAGCTCTCAAAAGTCGAAACAGTAGGCGGGacatttaaacaaaacaaatcgtGCTTTAACAATACTTCGGACAACACCTCTCCTCTACGTATAGCACGGTGGCAAGATGTGCGCTGGGCAATCTTGCTGTGCCACATAGGGGAGACCGCGTTCGCGTCAATGCCCAGGATGAATGGTGTTCCACGAATACGCGgaaccacctcatccaggtacGCAATATACGGCTCCAGGTCGTCTGTCGGTGGACAGTATATGCTCGAGGAAAACCACCGCCCTAAAGGCCCCGTGATTGAGACACATACGCCCCACTCGTTAGTGAGACTCTCAACACAGACGCAATCTAAACGCGTATCATTAAAGACGACGGCCGCCTTGGCCGACCCCCTATCAGTGAAGACCCGCATGTCTGCAGGCACACCTCTGATGCAGCCATTGACTGTCCGGGGCTCCTGCAACATGGCTATGCTAATGCTTTGCTCACGCATATGCTGGCAGTTGTTTATTTCCAGGCTACCATTCGCTACTTCACTGTCGCTATTGTCCGGTGCCAAGCTGACAAAAGACAGCAGCCCCCATTAATAGCTTCTTTCAAAGTCACTTGTCCTCACGAATTTGACTTAATCGGTAATAGTTCTTCCAGACCTGAAGGTGTGGTCATCAAGTCGTACAAACGCACAAATTCGCAGGTCAACTTCAGGACAGCCCGTATGCCGCAGCGCATCAATGTAACTGGCTTCGtatccgtctgttttatcaaaatgtaggGGTTTAAGATCCAAGTTATCGCGTTGCCTCAGCCATCTGTATctctgaaacctggttggatgatAATATACTAACTACCGACCTCTCCGAAGAGAACTCTATTTTCCCTTGTGACAAGAGCCGGGATGCATCACATAAGTCTACTGGCGGTCGACGAGGGGTCAGTACCAAACCCGCCCTCCCTTCTCCTGGCTCTCCTCATAATTGTGTTGGTCTACGGGTCTCCCTGCCCAATTCCCTCCTGTTCATTGCATCTTGTATATATGTGCCCTGCGTTTGTCCTTCTGGGCTAtgcgaagaattgtttgacagcttgtcggaactccttactgtcaaatTAACTTCACCCCTTTTCGTCCTATGCGGGGATTTTAACCTCCCAATGCTCAACTGGGTTTAATCATCCTAACCTTCTATgttcttccaacaacctctcgcACTCTTCTCTCCAATCTCTTCCTTCAAGAACAGTTGTTCTGGGGTGAATTTCAACTCGACAAAACCTTTCTGGGTCaaactctcgatctcttcctttccaacctcaccGAGGGTCACCTTCCTTGAGGTTCACCACCCCCAATCTGAATATGAAATTGCGGCGAAACCTACTAAGTGTAATTTCCCCAGAGCTAAATTCGACGGTCCCAACTCAGCCTTAGCATCAACCAACTGGGATCAAGTATTACCTAACTTAATGAGTGATCAACCTCTAAGCAATTTTTACAATATCCTTTATGACCTGCGGGGGGAGGGGAGCTGCGGACAGGTCGATAAATTCGACAAGTAACAGCTGGATCACACAAGTAGTCCATGTTGAGTTAGGGGGTTGTAAGTCtacaaccctgcgagaagtgacggacaaaacacgcaagcgaacgtaagccaaTATGAGATGGTGgtctctttcgaggccgatgtcagtgcctgttttgttacgcacattgacgagacaactcctaaatttgcTGCTGATTGCAAAGTGGTCAACCAGATTGTTCGTGCGGTGTCCATCAGTTAAAGCACAACTGGCTTTATGGCtggttctgtgctcgaacaatttaCCACCA
The DNA window shown above is from Hermetia illucens chromosome 5, iHerIll2.2.curated.20191125, whole genome shotgun sequence and carries:
- the LOC119657841 gene encoding basic salivary proline-rich protein 1-like, whose product is MKILVVFISLCTFIAIAGSASVENLEKELREKRQADNGPPNTNELPLAPSGPPDVSSPSGPPGPPPPRGPPGPPPPRGPPGPPPPRGPPGPPPPRGPPGPPPPQEDGPPPSDDYPISCSNYDDHGEDGEPGVSDGQEQGGGEREGRGQGGRGQGGPGHGGRGQGGRGQGGRGQGRGGREVQRPGNRGQGRGGGNQGGVESQNRRAQNARSSRRQGKSGRSGRVGNQRQRSAGNRRSNRTPRRNQKSGSQGRRRQRSGRLGQRSARRGAKRARRPRARSAGRRRQRG